A genomic region of Ewingella sp. CoE-038-23 contains the following coding sequences:
- the dnaQ gene encoding DNA polymerase III subunit epsilon, whose translation MISSPTRQIVLDTETTGMNKLGVHYEGHRIIEIGAVEVINRRLTGRNFHVYLKPDRLVDPEAFGVHGISDEFLADKPTFADIADDFLEYIRGGELVIHNATFDIGFMDYEFGMLGRGIEKTETFCKITDTLQMARKLFPGKRNSLDALSDRYLIDNSKRTLHGALLDSEILAEVYLMMTGGQTIMKFTHEGDQKTGADGQGIQRIARPASGLKVIRASEQEMVWHEERLDLVVKKGGSCLWRPQPAAEE comes from the coding sequence ATGATTTCTTCTCCTACCAGACAGATCGTTCTCGATACCGAAACTACCGGTATGAACAAACTCGGTGTTCATTACGAGGGGCATCGAATCATTGAAATCGGTGCGGTTGAGGTGATTAACCGTCGCCTTACCGGGCGCAATTTCCACGTCTATTTGAAGCCCGATCGTTTGGTCGATCCCGAAGCCTTTGGCGTTCACGGGATCAGCGACGAATTCCTCGCCGACAAACCCACCTTTGCCGACATCGCCGACGACTTCCTCGAGTACATTCGCGGCGGCGAGCTGGTTATCCATAACGCGACGTTCGACATCGGCTTTATGGATTACGAGTTCGGCATGCTGGGGCGTGGTATTGAGAAGACTGAAACCTTCTGCAAAATCACCGATACCCTGCAAATGGCGCGCAAGCTGTTCCCCGGCAAGCGCAACAGCCTTGATGCCCTCAGCGATCGCTATCTGATAGACAACAGCAAGCGTACTCTGCACGGCGCGTTGCTTGACTCCGAGATCCTCGCCGAAGTCTATCTGATGATGACCGGCGGTCAGACCATCATGAAATTCACCCACGAAGGCGACCAGAAAACCGGCGCGGACGGGCAGGGGATCCAGCGCATCGCCAGACCAGCTTCGGGTTTGAAAGTGATCCGCGCCAGCGAGCAGGAGATGGTCTGGCACGAAGAGCGTTTAGATCTGGTGGTGAAGAAGGGGGGAAGCTGTCTTTGGCGGCCACAACCGGCAGCAGAAGAGTAA
- a CDS encoding class I SAM-dependent methyltransferase gives MLPARTRKKITAPASWDAFPCGEYYRAALERQLQAWWGKLYGFHLLKIGSLSVELDTSGCPISHQVNVAELGENLHVQGSQYQLPFAHKSVDACLLAHTLAYAEDPHRTLREVDRVLIDDGWLVLSSFNPLSLVGMAKLVPLVRKRQPYVSQMFTQTRLLDWLGLLNYEVMMKSRFQVLPWCAKGGETLSTHLPALGCMTVMVARKRTLPLTPSAKKVPARRQAIPQAVGASSKSYRKDHQSED, from the coding sequence ATGCTACCAGCCCGCACACGAAAAAAAATCACTGCGCCAGCTTCATGGGATGCATTCCCCTGCGGTGAGTATTACCGTGCCGCGCTTGAGCGACAACTTCAAGCATGGTGGGGCAAGTTATACGGTTTCCACCTATTAAAGATTGGCAGTTTGAGCGTTGAACTCGACACCTCAGGCTGCCCCATCTCCCATCAGGTTAACGTCGCTGAGCTGGGAGAAAATCTGCATGTCCAAGGCTCGCAGTACCAATTGCCCTTCGCACACAAATCGGTGGATGCCTGCCTGCTAGCCCATACTTTAGCCTATGCCGAAGACCCTCACCGGACTTTGCGTGAAGTTGATCGCGTGCTGATTGACGACGGCTGGCTGGTGTTAAGCAGCTTTAACCCGTTGAGTTTAGTTGGAATGGCCAAGCTGGTGCCTTTGGTGCGTAAACGCCAGCCTTATGTCAGCCAGATGTTTACCCAAACGCGCTTGCTCGACTGGCTGGGCTTACTTAATTATGAAGTGATGATGAAGAGCCGTTTTCAGGTGTTGCCGTGGTGCGCTAAGGGCGGGGAGACGCTGAGTACGCATCTGCCCGCGCTGGGCTGTATGACGGTGATGGTGGCGCGTAAAAGGACGCTGCCGCTGACGCCGAGCGCCAAGAAGGTGCCGGCAAGGCGTCAGGCGATACCGCAGGCGGTGGGGGCCAGCAGCAAAAGTTATCGTAAAGATCACCAGAGTGAAGATTAA
- the rnhA gene encoding ribonuclease HI, producing MTKQVEIFTDGSCLGNPGPGGFGAILRYKQHEKEFSAGFRLTTNNRMELMAAIVALEALTSPCEVTLSTDSQYVRQGITSWIHNWKKRGWKTADKKPVKNVDLWQRLDAAIQGHKLNWMWVKGHAGHPENERCDVLARDAAGNPTLDDVGYKPES from the coding sequence ATGACCAAACAGGTAGAAATTTTCACCGACGGCTCTTGCCTTGGCAATCCCGGCCCCGGTGGTTTCGGCGCAATCTTGCGCTACAAGCAACACGAAAAAGAGTTCAGCGCCGGCTTCCGGCTAACCACCAATAACCGCATGGAGCTGATGGCGGCGATTGTGGCCCTTGAGGCACTGACCTCCCCTTGCGAAGTGACCTTAAGCACCGACAGCCAGTATGTTCGTCAGGGCATCACCAGTTGGATCCACAACTGGAAGAAGCGCGGCTGGAAAACGGCAGACAAAAAGCCGGTCAAGAATGTCGATTTATGGCAACGGCTGGACGCGGCGATTCAGGGGCATAAGCTGAACTGGATGTGGGTCAAAGGCCACGCGGGCCACCCGGAGAATGAACGTTGTGACGTGCTGGCGCGCGACGCGGCGGGCAATCCGACGCTGGATGACGTGGGCTATAAACCAGAGAGTTAA
- a CDS encoding c-type cytochrome, producing the protein MSKIKKVAGWGAVAVLAIVIGGATISWQPEIAPLKQPGTQTFSPEKIEQGRQLADLGDCAVCHTRSGGERNTGGLAMEIPFGTIYSTNITPDAETGIGTWSFAAFKRAMRHGVDREGNYLYPAFPYTAFTRTSDADLEALYAYLMSQPPVKYSPPETALSFPFNIRQGIVTWNWLFLKPGELKTDSSKSAEWQRGQYLTEGLGHCSACHSPRNLMFGEKGGKDHLTGGVAEGWTAPSLVANSDAPLKWTHEDFVTFMRSGYSANHGVAAGPMGPVVAEGLSQLPPEDLQAIATYLMSFQSDSAPQGSADELNQRAESKVEPLTSEGARLFSGSCMACHAQEKGPQMNGVRPSLALNTNLFTDSPDNAIRIVLDGIQHPAKAELGFMPAFRHNLSDAQIATLLNYLRQEYAGKAAWPDLQHKVSEVRAETAVK; encoded by the coding sequence ATGAGTAAGATAAAGAAAGTCGCCGGATGGGGCGCAGTGGCGGTGCTGGCGATAGTGATTGGCGGCGCCACCATTAGCTGGCAGCCGGAAATCGCGCCGTTGAAACAGCCGGGCACTCAGACCTTCAGCCCGGAGAAAATCGAGCAAGGCCGCCAGCTGGCTGACCTCGGCGACTGCGCCGTATGCCACACCCGCTCCGGCGGCGAGCGCAATACCGGCGGGCTGGCGATGGAGATCCCCTTCGGCACGATTTACTCCACCAACATCACGCCGGATGCCGAAACCGGCATCGGCACGTGGTCCTTCGCCGCCTTTAAGCGGGCGATGCGCCACGGCGTGGACCGCGAGGGTAATTACCTCTATCCGGCCTTCCCTTATACCGCTTTTACCCGCACCAGCGATGCTGACCTCGAGGCGCTGTATGCCTATCTGATGTCGCAGCCGCCGGTGAAGTATTCGCCGCCGGAAACCGCCCTGAGCTTCCCGTTCAACATTCGTCAGGGCATCGTGACCTGGAACTGGCTATTCCTCAAGCCGGGCGAGCTGAAGACCGACAGCAGCAAGAGCGCCGAATGGCAGCGCGGGCAATATCTGACCGAAGGGCTGGGGCACTGTAGCGCCTGCCACTCGCCGCGCAACCTGATGTTTGGCGAGAAAGGCGGCAAGGATCATCTGACCGGAGGCGTGGCCGAAGGCTGGACCGCGCCGTCACTGGTGGCTAACTCCGACGCGCCGCTGAAGTGGACTCACGAGGATTTCGTCACCTTTATGCGCAGCGGTTATTCGGCCAACCACGGCGTCGCCGCCGGGCCGATGGGGCCAGTGGTCGCAGAAGGTTTGTCGCAACTGCCGCCAGAAGATCTGCAGGCCATCGCCACCTATCTGATGTCCTTCCAGAGTGACAGCGCGCCGCAGGGCAGCGCGGATGAACTGAATCAACGCGCGGAAAGCAAGGTAGAGCCTCTGACCTCGGAAGGCGCGCGGCTGTTCTCCGGCTCCTGCATGGCCTGCCACGCGCAGGAGAAAGGCCCGCAGATGAACGGCGTGCGCCCTTCTCTGGCACTCAACACCAACCTGTTTACCGACTCGCCGGACAATGCGATTCGCATCGTGCTCGACGGTATTCAGCATCCGGCCAAGGCCGAGCTGGGCTTTATGCCCGCGTTTCGCCATAACCTGAGTGATGCGCAGATTGCCACTTTGCTGAATTATTTGCGCCAAGAGTATGCTGGAAAAGCCGCGTGGCCTGACTTGCAGCACAAAGTCAGCGAAGTGCGGGCAGAAACCGCAGTGAAATAA
- the gloB gene encoding hydroxyacylglutathione hydrolase codes for MNLISIPALQDNYIWLLDDQNGHCLIVDPGEAAPVLEALKTRNLTPTDILLTHHHHDHVGGVNEILSHYPAVKVYGPEETASKGAKKILKNGDEVEIGGAKWHIFATPGHTLGHISYYSAPYLFCGDTMFSAGCGRLFEGTPEQMYQSFQQLAQLPDDTLVCAAHEYTLSNLKFARSILPDDSDIDSHEQNVQEMRKKGQPSLPTTLGLERKINLFLRCDDVDLQNKLNLNDPLKPSWQVFAHLRGLKDSF; via the coding sequence ATGAATCTTATCAGTATTCCCGCCTTGCAGGACAATTACATTTGGTTATTGGATGACCAGAACGGTCACTGTTTGATTGTCGATCCCGGCGAAGCCGCCCCGGTGCTGGAAGCGCTAAAAACGCGCAATTTAACCCCGACTGACATCCTGCTGACCCATCATCATCATGACCATGTTGGCGGCGTAAATGAGATTCTGTCGCATTACCCTGCTGTAAAAGTGTACGGTCCTGAAGAAACGGCGAGCAAAGGTGCTAAGAAAATTCTTAAAAACGGCGATGAGGTCGAAATTGGCGGGGCGAAATGGCACATCTTTGCTACGCCCGGGCACACTTTAGGTCATATTTCATACTATAGCGCCCCTTACCTATTCTGCGGAGATACCATGTTCTCCGCCGGATGCGGCCGATTGTTCGAAGGGACGCCTGAGCAAATGTATCAATCCTTTCAACAGTTAGCTCAGCTTCCAGATGACACTTTAGTCTGCGCGGCACACGAATATACTCTCTCAAATCTTAAGTTTGCCCGGTCAATTCTGCCAGACGATTCTGATATTGATTCTCATGAACAGAATGTGCAGGAAATGCGTAAAAAGGGGCAACCTTCCCTGCCTACAACCCTAGGTTTAGAACGAAAAATTAACCTGTTTTTACGATGCGATGATGTTGATTTACAAAACAAATTAAACCTTAACGATCCCTTAAAGCCTTCT